One window of Medicago truncatula cultivar Jemalong A17 chromosome 2, MtrunA17r5.0-ANR, whole genome shotgun sequence genomic DNA carries:
- the LOC112419346 gene encoding uncharacterized protein, translated as MVRLREKRVDRVEQRECHRSVRRFRSSEERFYVGARGHGGVPQTGRDGDDWQTVRPRRRKALRQDEQGQDGQQERMRLGVSFGRRRSRSMVYHGSRNSDDGRVTSRVSYGYHVGANNSPIGSLNKNSHVLVAASPLVEVAYHIDSEVDIPEVGIQNENSVERMLNQVAGQKENVKRRMRAGSCPPEAGRSSVFGPWSMEWLSDQVHGDVGIVSSSRRKGKQVATSTETKHSEGARGFVRDMAKLEYLDQWKWFQKVCICGDFNAVRSVEERRSVRNGLTFADCAPFNGFIDVGGFTVDGRSFTWFKGDGKSMSRLDRFLLSEEWCVLWPNCNLVALLRGLSDHCPLLLTVDEENWGPRPSRLLKCWQEVPGYKNFVSEKWKYLEVTGWGGFVLKEKLKLIKVALKEWHLAHTHNLAGKIKSLKERQAVFDGRGEEEDLAEEEIEELRGITSDIHSLSRLNTSICWQQSRLTWLREGDANSKYFHTILGGQRRRNSLVSINVNGALVEGVQPVGQAVFSHFASHFQSYSVQRPTVDGLQFRGLSYAEGGGLIKLFSVEEVKAAIWDCDSFKSPGSDGINFGFFKDFWIYLKDDVMRFVGEFHGNGKLSKGINSTFIALIPKVDSPQTLNDFRLISLVRSLYKILAKLLANRLRQVISSVISDAQTAFVKNRQILDGILIANEVVDEARKTKKEILMFKVDFEKAYNYVDWGYLDAVMAKMCFPTLWRKWIKECVTTATASVLVNGSPIDEFPLGRGLHQGDPLSPFLFLLAVVGLHVMMKAMIDANLFRGYSVGDGNEVVVSHLGEKSWTNVRALRAVLILFEVVSWLKINFHKSLLVGINVSDSWLTEAASLLNGKVGTLPFTYLGLPIGGNPRRLSFWEPVVNRIKSRLSNWQSRFLSFGGRLILLKSILTALHVYALSFFKAPAGLWYRVLVARYGVRDGRLEDGGRSGSIWWKEVSRIREGQGGGGVGWFEGCVGDADDTLFWHERWCGGVPFRIRFRMLFDLALNKSITVKEMFSLGWGEEGGGWYWRRSLWVWEEEPLVECRLLLANVSLQSLSYDVWQWQPDPSQGYTVRGAYAMLTNQEVQQDGLCEELVWHKHVPLKVSIFSWRLIRDRLPTMSNLAYRGILNSEACLCVSRCGFVEDARHLFLSCSFFGSLWSLVRSWIGFAGVDHCDISNHCAHFSFYTGGLKSRRSFLQLIWLLTMWVIWNERNNRLFKQRERSLVQLLDKVKYHSLWWLKANRVVFMFGDQMWLSNPLSCLGIG; from the exons ATGGTGAGACTGAGAGAGAAACGCGTTGATCGCGTTGAACAACGGGAATGCCACAGGTCTGTGCGCCGGTTCCGATCATCGGAGGAGAGGTTCTATGTGGGGGCAAGGGGCCATGGTGGGGTGCCACAAACGGGGAGGGATGGGGATGATTGGCAGACTGTGAGACCGCGACGTCGGAAAGCGCTGCGACAGGACGAGCAAGGTCAAGACGGACAGCAGGAGAGGATGCGGCTAGGAGTTTCGTTTGGCAGGCGACGATCTAGGTCTATGGTGTATCATGGTTCGCGGAATTCAGACGACGGTAGGGTTACATCTAGGGTTTCCTATGGGTATCACGTTGGTGCCAATAATTCTCCAATAGGGTCACTAAATAAGAATTCACATGTTCTTGTTGCGGCTTCTCCATTGGTGGAAGTAGCATATCACATTGATTCGGAGGTCGACATACCGGAAGTAGGGATTCAAAATGAGAACTCTGTTGAGAGGATGCTAAATCAAGTGGCAGGTCAAAAGGAGAATGTAAAGCGAAGAATGCGAGCGGGTTCTTGCCCACCAGAGGCGGGGAGGTCATCCGTGTTTGGACCGTGGAGCATGGAGTGGTTAAGCGATCAGGTTCATGGTGATGTAGGTATTGTATCTTCATCTAGAAGGAAGGGTAAGCAAGTAGCTACTAGTACAGAAACAAAGCATTCTGAAGGAGCTA GAGGATTCGTAAGAGACATGGCAAAGCTGGAGTATCTAGATCAGTGGAAATGGTTTCAAAAG GTTTGTATTTGTGGGGATTTTAACGCGGTTAGAAGTGTGGAGGAACGAAGATCAGTTAGAAATGGATTAACGTTTGCAGACTGTGCTCCTTTTAACGGTTTTATTGATGTTGGTGGATTTACCGTGGATGGGCGCAGTTTTACTTGGTTTAAAGGTGATGGGAAGTCGATGAGTAGGTTGGATCGTTTTCTTTTATCAGAGGAGTGGTGTGTTTTGTGGCCTAATTGTAATCTGGTTGCTCTTTTACGTGGTTTGTCTGATCACTGTCCGTTGCTGTTGACAGTTGATGAGGAAAATTGGGGACCGAGGCCTTCTAGGTTGTTGAAATGTTGGCAGGAAGTACCTGGATATAAGAATTTTGTAAGTGAAAAATGGAAATATTTGGAAGTCACAGGTTGGggtggttttgttttgaaagagaaattgAAACTTATAAAGGTTGCTTTGAAGGAATGGCATTTGGCTCATACTCATAATTTGGCTGGAAAGATTAAATCCTTAAAGGAAAGGCAAGCTGTTTTTGATGGAAGGGGGGAAGAGGAGGATCTAGCTGAAGAAGAGATTGAGGAGTTACGTGGAATTACGTCAGATATCCATTCTTTGTCCCGTCTTAATACTAGTATATGTTGGCAGCAATCTAGACTTACTTGGCTTCGGGAAGGTGATGCTAACTCGAAATATTTTCACACAATTTTGGGTGGTCAGAGGCGTAGAAACTCTTTGGTGTCAATCAATGTGAATGGAGCCTTGGTGGAAGGTGTGCAGCCCGTTGGTCAAGCTGTGTTTTCTCATTTTGCGAGTCACTTTCAGTCGTATTCTGTGCAGAGGCCGACGGTGGATGGTTTACAGTTTCGGGGGTTGTCTTATGCTGAAGGGGGCGGTCTCATTAAGCTGTTTTCAGTTGAGGAGGTGAAAGCAGCTATTTGGGATTGTGACAGTTTTAAGAGTCCAGGTTCGGATGGTATCAACTTTGGTTTTTTCAAAGACTTCTGGATTTATTTGAAAGATGATGTGATGCGTTTTGTTGGTGAATTTCACGGGAATGGTAAGTTATCTAAGGGTATCAATTCTACTTTTATAGCACTCATTCCAAAGGTAGACTCTCCTCAAACTTTAAATGATTTTCGTCTTATTTCTTTGGTCAGAAGTTTGTATAAAATTTTGGCTAAGTTGTTGGCTAATAGGTTAAGGCAGGTTATCAGTAGTGTAATTTCAGATGCTCAGACTGCGTTTGTTAAAAATCGTCAAATTTTAGATGGAATTCTGATTGCGAATGAGGTTGTGGATGAGGCTCGTAAGACTAAAAAGgaaattttgatgtttaaaGTGGATTTTGAGAAAGCGTACAATTATGTTGATTGGGGTTATTTAGACGCGGTGATGGCCAAAATGTGTTTTCCGACATTGTGGAGAAAATGGATTAAAGAATGTGTTACAACGGCTACCGCATCCGTTCTTGTGAATGGTAGCCCCATAGATGAGTTTCCTTTGGGTAGAGGTCTGCATCAGGGTGACCCTCTTtccccatttttatttttactggcTGTAGTGGGGTTGCATGTTATGATGAAGGCTATGATTGATGCAAATTTGTTTAGAGGTTATAGTGTTGGGGATGGAAATGAGGTGGTGGTATCGCATCTAGGTGAGAAGAGTTGGACGAATGTCCGTGCATTGCGGGCggttttaattctttttgagGTTGTGTCttggttaaaaataaatttccatAAAAGTTTGTTGGTTGGTATAAATGTTTCTGACTCTTGGTTAACAGAAGCAGCGTCGTTGTTGAATGGTAAGGTTGGTACATTGCCCTTTACTTACTTGGGATTGCCGATTGGTGGAAACCCGCGTCGTCTGTCATTTTGGGAACCTGTGGTTAACCGTATAAAATCTAGACTGTCTAATTGGCAAAGTCGGTTTCTTTCATTTGGAGGTCGCTTGATTCTTCTAAAGTCTATCTTGACCGCGCTACAtgtctatgctctttccttcttcaaggctccAGCAG GGTTGTGGTATCGGGTGTTGGTTGCTAGGTATGGTGTGCGTGATGGGAGGTTGGAGGATGGGGGCCGGAGTGGTTCTATTTGGTGGAAGGAGGTTAGTAGGATTAGAGAAGGGCAGGGTGGGGGCGGTGTTGGCTGGTTTGAGGGATGTGTGGGTGATGCGGACGATACCTTGTTTTGGCATGAGCGGTGGTGTGGTGGTGTCCCATTCCGGATTCGATTtagaatgttatttgatttagctTTAAATAAATCCATTACTGTTAAAGAGATGTTTTCTTTAGGATGGGGGGAGGAGGGAGGGGGATGGTACTGGCGTAGGAGTTTGTGGGTGTGGGAGGAAGAGCCCCTTGTGGAGTGTAGGTTATTACTTGCTAACGTTTCTTTGCAGTCTCTTTCCTATGATGTGTGGCAGTGGCAACCGGATCCTAGTCAAGGGTACACAGTTCGTGGGGCATATGCTATGCTTACCAATCAGGAAGTGCAGCAGGATGGTCTTTGCGAAGAATTGGTTTGGCACAAACATGTTCCCCTTAAGgtgtctattttttcttggagGTTGATTCGAGATAGACTTCCTACAATGTCTAATTTAGCATATCGTGGTATTTTGAATTCAGAGGCATGCTTATGTGTGTCAAGATGTGGTTTCGTGGAAGATGCAcgacatttatttttgtcttgcaGTTTCTTTGGTTCTTTATGGTCTTTGGTGAGGTCTTGGATAGGTTTTGCTGGTGTCGATCATTGTGATATTTCAAATCATTGTgctcatttttcattttacacAGGTGGTTTGAAATCAAGGAGATCTTTTCTTCAGCTTATTTGGTTACTCACGATGTGGGTTAtctggaatgaaagaaataacaggCTATTTAAGCAAAGAGAACGTTCCTTAGTTCAATTATTAGACAAAGTAAAGTATCATTCTTTGTGGTGGCTGAAAGCCAATAGGGTTGTATTTATGTTTGGTGATCAGATGTGGTTGTCGAATCCATTGTCGTGTTTAGGCATTGGTTAA